In one window of Chryseobacterium viscerum DNA:
- a CDS encoding TetR/AcrR family transcriptional regulator yields the protein MKKEKVRERIIRVASDLFYKQGYNSTGINQIIAEADIAIGSLYNHFSSKNDLLQAYLIKEEFGWFEGFEKSISKISAPKEKLLALIDYRKKLQQTSKFAGCHFIKIVSEIGEGNPSVSDFAKQHKEKQKDLIKTLVTEYGTKEQLNDIDLIAENIFLLIEGAVVTSTINKQNDSFDQVKKIVQGLLS from the coding sequence ATGAAAAAAGAAAAAGTACGCGAAAGAATTATCAGGGTAGCTTCAGATTTGTTTTATAAGCAGGGGTACAATTCTACAGGAATAAACCAGATTATTGCAGAAGCTGATATTGCCATTGGCTCGCTATACAACCATTTTTCATCTAAAAATGACCTTCTTCAGGCGTATCTCATCAAAGAAGAATTTGGCTGGTTTGAAGGATTTGAAAAAAGTATCTCCAAAATTTCTGCTCCGAAAGAAAAACTTCTGGCACTTATTGATTACAGGAAAAAACTACAGCAGACCTCTAAGTTTGCAGGTTGTCATTTTATAAAGATAGTTTCTGAAATAGGAGAGGGAAATCCATCTGTCTCCGATTTTGCCAAACAGCATAAAGAAAAACAGAAAGATCTTATTAAAACACTAGTAACAGAATATGGAACGAAGGAGCAGCTTAACGATATTGATTTAATCGCAGAAAATATTTTCCTGTTAATAGAAGGGGCGGTTGTAACATCCACCATCAACAAACAGAATGATTCTTTTGATCAGGTAAAAAAAATCGTTCAGGGATTACTGTCCTGA
- a CDS encoding MFS transporter, whose protein sequence is MKHKYLKLLVVLFGQLLTIMDIFIINVSIPSIQRDLHASNGEMQFMIAAYLIGFASFLITGGRLGDLYGRKKIYVIGLITFMVSSIACGISAGAEQLVISRFIQGISAAMMAPQVLSMIQILFPVHHERTKAMGWYGITIGIGTIAGQFLGGYFSSLTIMEEPWRLIFLMNIPICLPAVFMSLKLLNESKTSAKESFNIGGVAALSAGLFCATYALTMSEHEGFHFKNASLMFISAGIIFGFMKNQKKRIQNEQSYLIDFELFRYKNFNLGIVAVSFFFIMLDSYFYILSLFFQDGLKMSPLEAGEIIVFQGLGFILASAVSVKLILRYGKKALIAGLSFIIVILILQLFLFRMQTGFLMFWLLLFLHGLGVGSIIPSLANIALSGMSEKLIGNASGVYNTFQQIAAIIGIVAVGSVFYYFLGTKPTVQHYHHAFSVAVLINILCLIFVIVSVFKVPNHVLPEKR, encoded by the coding sequence ATGAAACATAAGTATTTGAAATTATTGGTTGTACTATTTGGTCAGTTGCTGACGATTATGGATATTTTCATCATTAATGTATCTATACCTTCCATACAACGTGATCTTCATGCTTCCAATGGAGAAATGCAGTTTATGATTGCAGCTTATCTTATCGGATTTGCTTCTTTTCTGATTACAGGAGGCCGGTTGGGTGATCTATATGGAAGAAAAAAGATTTATGTCATTGGGTTAATAACTTTTATGGTGAGTTCCATTGCTTGCGGAATTTCTGCAGGAGCAGAGCAACTGGTCATTTCGAGATTTATACAGGGGATAAGTGCTGCAATGATGGCTCCACAGGTACTTTCCATGATTCAGATTTTATTTCCTGTTCACCATGAACGTACAAAAGCAATGGGATGGTATGGAATTACTATTGGAATAGGTACCATCGCAGGTCAGTTTCTTGGGGGATACTTTTCGTCTCTTACGATTATGGAAGAACCCTGGAGGCTTATTTTTCTGATGAATATTCCTATATGCCTGCCGGCAGTTTTCATGAGCCTGAAATTATTGAATGAATCCAAAACTTCAGCAAAGGAGTCTTTTAATATTGGAGGTGTTGCTGCACTATCTGCAGGCCTGTTTTGTGCTACCTATGCCCTGACGATGTCTGAGCATGAAGGTTTTCATTTCAAAAATGCTTCATTGATGTTTATTTCAGCCGGGATTATTTTCGGTTTTATGAAAAATCAAAAGAAGAGAATACAAAATGAACAATCTTATCTGATTGATTTTGAATTGTTCCGTTATAAAAATTTCAATCTGGGTATCGTGGCCGTTTCCTTCTTTTTCATTATGCTGGATTCCTATTTTTACATTTTGTCGCTTTTTTTTCAGGATGGATTAAAGATGAGTCCGTTAGAAGCCGGAGAAATTATTGTTTTTCAGGGGCTTGGGTTTATACTGGCATCCGCAGTTTCTGTAAAATTGATTTTGAGATATGGGAAAAAAGCCCTGATTGCAGGGCTCAGCTTTATCATTGTTATTCTTATTCTTCAGCTGTTTTTATTCAGAATGCAGACCGGTTTTCTCATGTTCTGGCTGCTGCTGTTTTTACATGGGCTGGGAGTAGGTTCCATCATTCCTTCACTGGCGAATATTGCCTTGTCGGGTATGTCTGAAAAGCTGATTGGAAATGCATCCGGAGTTTATAATACCTTTCAGCAGATTGCCGCCATCATCGGAATTGTGGCTGTAGGAAGTGTTTTCTACTACTTTCTGGGAACGAAACCTACAGTACAACATTATCACCATGCGTTCTCAGTTGCAGTATTGATCAACATTCTCTGTCTGATTTTTGTAATAGTTTCTGTTTTTAAAGTTCCGAATCATGTTCTCCCTGAAAAGAGGTAA
- a CDS encoding serine hydrolase domain-containing protein: MDAQIPTKGYEKKIDSIILTEFRSENEPGGVFLITQNGKILYRKAFGKANIELNVNMTPDNVFQIGSMTKQFTAVAVLILEQQGKLNVSAPVSKYLRNYPNGDKITIHHLLTHTSGIKDFTKMKSISSIAQKEMKPEEMVDFFKNEPVDFAPGEKFDYNNSGYVVLGHIIELVSETSYEDFIKKNIFDKTGMSHSYYASDRKVIPQRAYGYHKKEQGFVNKTVISFSVPFSSGSLMSTVDDMLKWQQALLQNTLLNPEEAQKAFQKYKLNNGEEFTYGYGWHLKDINGIPDREHGGSVFGFKSMGVYIPSENVYVIGFSNCDCHSPTEVTRNIAKATLNEIKTSSKKP; the protein is encoded by the coding sequence ATGGATGCTCAGATTCCTACAAAAGGATATGAAAAGAAAATTGACAGTATTATCCTGACAGAATTCAGGAGTGAAAATGAGCCTGGTGGTGTTTTCCTGATTACTCAAAATGGAAAAATCCTCTATCGGAAAGCATTTGGAAAAGCCAATATTGAACTCAACGTTAATATGACACCGGATAATGTTTTCCAGATCGGATCTATGACCAAGCAGTTTACAGCCGTGGCTGTTCTGATATTGGAACAACAAGGAAAACTTAATGTCAGTGCCCCTGTTTCCAAATACCTTAGAAATTATCCTAACGGGGACAAAATTACCATTCATCATCTTCTTACCCACACGTCAGGAATTAAAGATTTCACCAAAATGAAATCCATTTCTTCTATTGCTCAAAAAGAGATGAAGCCTGAGGAAATGGTTGATTTTTTCAAGAATGAACCTGTAGATTTTGCTCCAGGAGAAAAGTTTGATTACAACAATTCCGGATATGTCGTGTTAGGCCATATCATTGAACTGGTTTCCGAAACCTCTTATGAAGATTTTATTAAGAAAAATATTTTTGATAAAACAGGAATGTCTCATTCTTATTATGCCTCTGACAGAAAAGTGATCCCTCAAAGAGCCTATGGTTATCACAAAAAAGAACAGGGCTTCGTCAATAAAACTGTTATCAGTTTCAGTGTTCCTTTTTCTTCCGGTTCATTGATGTCTACCGTAGATGATATGCTGAAATGGCAACAGGCTTTGCTTCAGAATACTTTGCTGAATCCAGAAGAAGCCCAAAAAGCATTTCAGAAATATAAGCTGAACAATGGTGAAGAATTTACCTATGGATATGGATGGCATCTGAAAGATATTAATGGTATACCAGACCGGGAACATGGCGGAAGTGTATTTGGATTTAAAAGCATGGGCGTTTATATTCCAAGCGAAAATGTCTATGTGATAGGATTCAGCAACTGTGACTGCCACTCCCCGACTGAAGTTACCAGAAATATTGCGAAAGCAACTCTGAATGAAATCAAAACCTCATCAAAAAAGCCATAA
- a CDS encoding class I SAM-dependent methyltransferase, protein MKENKYDSPSFFDQYEKMLRSQIGLEGAGEWHTLKNMLPDFQGKNVLDLGCGFGWHCRYAMENGAESVIGIDLSERMLAKAQEINNLEGIRYERKALEDVDYPAEKFDIILSSLTLHYVESFDTIVQHIYKWLSPGGSFVFSVEHPVFTAEGGQDWVYDKNGEKTCWPVDRYFMEGKRDTTFLGENVIKYHRTLTSYLNTLLKQSFKIKEIIEPEPGQEMLKEIPEMKEELRRPMMLLISVEK, encoded by the coding sequence ATGAAAGAAAATAAATACGACAGTCCGTCATTTTTTGACCAATACGAAAAAATGCTCCGTTCACAGATAGGTTTGGAAGGAGCCGGAGAATGGCATACATTGAAAAATATGCTGCCTGATTTTCAGGGGAAAAATGTTCTTGACCTTGGATGTGGTTTTGGATGGCACTGCCGCTATGCCATGGAAAATGGTGCAGAATCCGTGATCGGAATCGATCTTTCGGAAAGAATGCTGGCAAAAGCTCAGGAAATTAATAATCTGGAAGGAATCCGATATGAAAGAAAAGCTCTGGAAGATGTTGATTATCCTGCTGAAAAATTTGATATCATATTGAGTTCACTCACATTGCATTATGTAGAATCATTCGATACTATTGTTCAGCATATTTACAAGTGGCTTAGCCCTGGCGGATCTTTTGTGTTTTCGGTGGAACATCCTGTTTTCACGGCAGAAGGCGGTCAGGACTGGGTATATGATAAAAACGGTGAAAAAACCTGCTGGCCCGTAGACCGTTATTTTATGGAAGGAAAAAGAGATACTACTTTTTTAGGAGAAAATGTGATCAAATACCATCGTACTTTAACTTCTTATTTAAATACTTTATTAAAACAGAGTTTTAAAATCAAAGAGATTATTGAGCCGGAACCGGGCCAGGAAATGTTAAAAGAAATCCCTGAGATGAAAGAAGAACTCCGCAGACCGATGATGCTGTTAATCTCTGTTGAAAAATAG
- a CDS encoding SRPBCC family protein: MSHKITVSAIINADPKKVWNYYTNPEHITQWNFADPSWQCPFASNDMKVGGKYAARMEAKDGSFGFDFEAVYDEIKNGENFTYTMPDGRQVKVDFKEKEGQTHVDVAFDPENQNPEEMQKGGWQAILDNFKKYTESN, from the coding sequence ATGAGCCACAAAATCACAGTTTCTGCCATCATAAATGCAGATCCAAAAAAAGTATGGAATTATTACACCAATCCTGAACACATCACCCAATGGAACTTTGCTGACCCTTCATGGCAGTGTCCTTTTGCTTCCAACGATATGAAAGTAGGAGGGAAATATGCTGCAAGAATGGAAGCTAAAGACGGAAGTTTCGGTTTCGACTTTGAAGCGGTTTATGATGAAATTAAAAACGGTGAAAACTTCACCTATACCATGCCGGACGGAAGACAGGTAAAAGTTGATTTTAAAGAAAAAGAAGGCCAAACTCATGTAGATGTAGCTTTCGATCCGGAAAACCAGAATCCTGAAGAAATGCAGAAAGGAGGCTGGCAGGCTATTCTTGATAATTTCAAAAAGTATACAGAATCGAATTAA
- a CDS encoding SRPBCC family protein translates to MKHHLQFDFLADKEKNTLTIRREFMANRQMVWDCYTKSELLDRWFAPKPLTTKTKSMEFREGGHWHYAMVEPNGTEYWGWVSYHKINPVDSYTSGDAFCNEQGEINTDLPQAEWLVTFTDKNENTLVETIVTYQSLTDLETIIEMGMEQGMIATLEKLDELLLTLNQ, encoded by the coding sequence ATGAAACATCATCTTCAGTTCGATTTTCTTGCAGACAAGGAAAAGAACACACTTACTATCAGACGTGAGTTTATGGCCAACCGACAAATGGTTTGGGATTGTTACACAAAGAGTGAACTTCTTGACCGATGGTTTGCTCCGAAACCACTGACCACAAAAACAAAATCAATGGAATTCCGTGAAGGCGGACATTGGCATTATGCTATGGTAGAACCCAACGGAACAGAATATTGGGGCTGGGTAAGCTATCACAAGATTAATCCGGTTGATTCCTATACTTCAGGTGATGCGTTCTGCAATGAACAAGGAGAAATAAACACAGATTTACCTCAGGCTGAATGGCTGGTCACTTTCACAGATAAAAATGAAAATACCCTTGTGGAAACTATTGTCACCTATCAATCATTAACCGATCTGGAAACCATTATCGAAATGGGAATGGAACAGGGAATGATAGCCACATTAGAAAAACTTGACGAATTATTACTAACATTAAATCAATAA
- a CDS encoding ArsR/SmtB family transcription factor, which yields MRRDIFQAIADPTRRAIIALIAVQAMTPNAIAEHFDTTRQAVSKHLKILTECELVTQNQQGREIYYFLEIDKMKEIDHWLEQFRKIWESRFEQLDTLLATLKSQQK from the coding sequence ATGAGAAGAGATATTTTTCAGGCAATAGCAGATCCTACCCGCAGGGCAATTATTGCGTTGATAGCAGTACAAGCGATGACACCCAATGCAATTGCAGAACATTTTGACACGACAAGACAAGCGGTTTCAAAACACCTTAAAATCCTGACTGAATGTGAACTGGTTACCCAAAATCAACAGGGAAGAGAAATTTATTACTTTTTAGAAATTGATAAAATGAAAGAAATAGATCATTGGCTGGAACAGTTCAGAAAAATCTGGGAAAGCCGCTTCGAGCAACTAGACACTTTACTGGCAACATTGAAAAGCCAGCAGAAATAA
- a CDS encoding YqaE/Pmp3 family membrane protein — protein MLLAILLPFLSFIVRGKVFTGIICLILQITLIGWLPAAIWAVLSLNNERADKRNDKLIKAMRKNQK, from the coding sequence ATGCTACTGGCCATATTACTTCCCTTCTTATCCTTCATCGTCCGTGGAAAAGTTTTCACCGGAATTATCTGTCTTATTTTACAGATCACCCTGATCGGATGGCTTCCTGCCGCCATTTGGGCTGTTCTTTCTTTAAACAATGAAAGAGCTGATAAACGGAATGACAAGCTGATTAAAGCGATGCGTAAAAACCAAAAGTAA
- a CDS encoding tetratricopeptide repeat protein: protein MSTIPLRLENVKKLQAKRWENEDHWDTLNDLLVKELDEILLIDPENTSALVNIGAVYSDMGENEKALEYLQKALNLGSKDKNLFVNLAIVLIYMEKHQEEYLEYLEEAEDTIEDPLTFKAYFDPQSR from the coding sequence ATGAGCACGATACCACTAAGATTAGAAAACGTAAAAAAACTTCAGGCTAAAAGATGGGAAAATGAAGACCATTGGGATACTTTGAATGATTTATTAGTCAAAGAATTAGATGAAATTTTATTGATTGACCCTGAAAACACTTCGGCTTTAGTGAATATTGGTGCTGTTTATTCCGATATGGGAGAAAACGAAAAGGCTCTGGAGTATCTACAAAAGGCTTTAAACTTAGGTTCTAAAGACAAAAATCTTTTTGTAAACCTCGCTATTGTGCTTATCTACATGGAAAAACATCAGGAAGAGTATTTGGAATACCTTGAAGAAGCTGAAGATACCATTGAAGATCCGCTTACTTTTAAAGCATATTTTGATCCTCAATCTCGTTAA
- a CDS encoding DUF1801 domain-containing protein, with the protein MTIQEQIKNYINSQPEKKRNDMQELHHIILELMPECQLWFLDGKNSENKTVSNPNIGYGFYTIQYTDGKTRDFYQIGMSANTTGISIYVLNIDDKTYLSTAYGDKIGKASVTGYCIKFKALKDINIEILKAAILDGLKG; encoded by the coding sequence ATGACCATCCAGGAACAAATCAAAAACTATATCAACAGCCAGCCTGAAAAGAAACGCAATGATATGCAGGAACTGCACCACATCATTCTGGAACTTATGCCGGAATGCCAGCTTTGGTTTCTCGATGGTAAAAACAGTGAAAATAAAACAGTTTCCAACCCCAATATCGGATATGGATTCTATACCATTCAATATACCGACGGAAAAACCCGGGATTTTTATCAAATCGGAATGAGTGCCAATACCACCGGAATCTCAATTTATGTTCTCAACATTGATGATAAAACTTATTTGTCTACAGCCTATGGAGACAAAATAGGTAAAGCCAGCGTAACCGGATATTGCATTAAATTCAAGGCATTGAAAGATATCAATATTGAAATCCTGAAAGCTGCCATACTGGATGGGCTTAAAGGATAA
- a CDS encoding M3 family metallopeptidase gives MNILTEKFNTPYHSAPFNSIKNEDYLPAFKELIQKSEAEIDAIINNTEAPTFKNVIEALAYSGEQLDVVSNIFFNLNSAETSDEIQQIAQEVSPILTEYSSKISQNEALFNKIKKVYDEKENYNLNEEQEMLLNETYKGFVRSGALLNEEDKEKLKKISMDLSLKSLQFGQNVLASTNAYFKHITNKEDLAGIPEAIIDQYAEEAKERNLEGWVVTLQYPSYIPFMTYAENRELRKELALANGKKSFDGGEFDNQNLIKELLNLKQQKAELLGYKNYADFVLEERMAKSPVKVLDFLNELLTKAKPYADKEIEELKSLAKADGIDEMQGYDHTFYAEKLRKAKFDLNDEELKPYFPLNQVQDAVFGLAGKLFGLTFEERNDIPKYHEDVKVYEVKENGIYKSLLYVDYFPRKGKRAGAWMTSYKNQYKQNGENSRPHISIVCNFSKPTKDTPSLLTFQEVTTLFHEFGHALHGMMADTQYPTLSGTSVKWDFVELPSQFLENFCYEPEFLKTFAKHYKTGEVLPDEKIEKIEQSKNFMEGYQTLRQLGFGLLDMNYHTKVGELENESIKDFEDKYTKATTLYPSNAETAMSPSFSHIFQGGYSAGYYSYKWAEVLDADAFQYFKENGIFNPEIAAKYKVLLSSGGTKDPMELYKSFRGSEPKVESLLKRAFG, from the coding sequence ATGAATATTTTAACTGAAAAATTTAACACTCCATATCATTCGGCACCATTCAATAGCATTAAAAATGAAGATTATCTTCCGGCATTTAAAGAACTGATTCAAAAGTCCGAAGCCGAAATTGATGCCATTATCAACAATACTGAGGCACCTACTTTCAAAAATGTTATTGAAGCATTGGCATATTCGGGAGAGCAGCTGGATGTGGTTTCAAATATTTTTTTCAACTTAAATTCTGCAGAGACCAGCGATGAAATTCAGCAGATTGCTCAGGAGGTTTCTCCGATCTTAACTGAATATTCATCAAAAATATCTCAGAACGAAGCCCTTTTCAACAAAATCAAAAAAGTATATGATGAAAAGGAAAACTATAATCTTAACGAAGAACAGGAAATGCTTTTAAATGAGACTTACAAAGGTTTTGTAAGAAGCGGAGCTTTATTGAATGAGGAAGACAAAGAAAAATTAAAGAAAATCAGCATGGATCTTTCTTTAAAGTCTTTACAGTTCGGACAAAATGTACTGGCTTCCACGAATGCTTATTTTAAACATATCACCAATAAGGAAGATCTTGCGGGAATTCCTGAAGCCATCATCGATCAATATGCTGAAGAAGCTAAGGAAAGAAACCTTGAAGGCTGGGTAGTAACTTTACAGTATCCAAGCTATATTCCGTTCATGACGTATGCTGAAAACCGTGAACTGAGAAAGGAACTGGCTTTAGCCAATGGTAAAAAGTCTTTCGATGGCGGAGAATTTGACAACCAGAATCTGATTAAAGAACTTCTGAATTTAAAGCAGCAAAAAGCCGAGCTTCTTGGGTATAAAAACTATGCAGATTTTGTTCTGGAAGAAAGAATGGCAAAGTCTCCGGTAAAAGTTCTTGATTTTTTAAACGAACTTTTAACGAAAGCAAAACCTTATGCTGATAAAGAAATTGAAGAATTAAAGTCTTTAGCCAAAGCAGACGGAATTGATGAAATGCAAGGTTACGACCACACATTCTATGCTGAAAAACTTCGTAAGGCTAAATTTGACCTTAATGATGAAGAATTGAAGCCTTATTTTCCACTAAACCAGGTGCAGGATGCTGTATTCGGGCTGGCTGGAAAACTTTTCGGGCTGACTTTTGAGGAAAGAAATGATATTCCAAAATACCACGAAGATGTAAAAGTATATGAAGTGAAAGAGAACGGAATTTACAAATCTCTGTTATACGTTGATTATTTCCCAAGAAAAGGGAAAAGAGCCGGTGCATGGATGACCAGCTACAAAAATCAGTATAAGCAAAACGGTGAAAATTCACGTCCGCATATTTCTATTGTCTGTAACTTCAGCAAGCCAACAAAAGATACTCCCAGCTTACTTACGTTCCAGGAAGTAACGACTTTATTCCACGAATTCGGGCACGCTCTTCACGGAATGATGGCGGATACTCAGTATCCTACCCTTTCCGGAACTTCTGTAAAATGGGATTTTGTGGAACTTCCATCTCAGTTTCTGGAAAACTTCTGCTATGAGCCGGAGTTTTTAAAAACGTTTGCTAAGCATTATAAAACGGGAGAAGTACTTCCTGACGAAAAAATTGAAAAGATAGAACAGTCTAAAAATTTCATGGAAGGTTATCAAACTTTAAGACAGCTGGGATTCGGGCTTCTGGATATGAACTATCATACAAAAGTTGGAGAGTTGGAAAATGAAAGTATAAAGGATTTTGAGGATAAGTATACCAAAGCGACCACTCTTTATCCTTCCAATGCTGAAACGGCAATGAGCCCAAGTTTCTCCCATATTTTCCAGGGCGGATATTCTGCAGGATACTATTCTTATAAATGGGCAGAAGTTCTGGATGCGGATGCTTTCCAGTATTTCAAAGAAAACGGAATCTTCAATCCTGAGATTGCAGCCAAATATAAAGTATTGCTTTCTTCAGGCGGAACGAAAGATCCAATGGAACTTTATAAAAGCTTCAGAGGCAGCGAGCCAAAAGTAGAGAGTTTATTGAAAAGAGCATTTGGATAA
- a CDS encoding SRPBCC family protein codes for MKTLLKIIGTIIVLILIYAVIAMLAFSKDYHYEKSIVINAPQEKVWTYAGNLKGYNQWDPFSKADKNIVITYSGNGDKVGDSYHWKGDKNVGEGEQSITELIPNQKMATKLHFVEPFEGNMKANFIMTPEGSGTKVTWMIDNELTPMMKIMKPLMNSNMDKMFSQGLGDLKKLAEK; via the coding sequence ATGAAAACACTCTTAAAAATTATTGGTACTATCATCGTGCTGATTCTCATCTATGCTGTAATTGCGATGCTGGCTTTCAGTAAAGATTATCATTATGAAAAATCTATTGTGATCAATGCACCACAGGAAAAAGTATGGACTTATGCGGGTAACTTAAAAGGATATAACCAATGGGATCCTTTTTCTAAAGCTGATAAAAACATTGTCATTACTTATTCAGGAAATGGAGATAAAGTAGGAGATTCCTATCACTGGAAAGGAGATAAAAATGTGGGAGAGGGTGAGCAGTCCATTACTGAGCTGATACCCAATCAAAAAATGGCTACCAAACTTCACTTTGTAGAACCATTTGAAGGAAATATGAAGGCTAATTTCATTATGACACCTGAAGGAAGCGGAACAAAAGTAACATGGATGATCGATAATGAGCTAACTCCTATGATGAAGATTATGAAACCGCTGATGAACAGTAATATGGATAAAATGTTTAGTCAGGGTCTTGGTGATCTGAAGAAACTTGCTGAAAAATAA
- a CDS encoding DUF805 domain-containing protein — MFKAPFSFNGRIRRTEYGLSYLLYLVFSVPFNIYFQSNEPSGGVTFVFFVLLIPFLWFLIAQGTKRCHDRGNSGWFQLIPLYGLWMLFADSDHGPNEYGPNPKGEGNYSSINEIGKKEL, encoded by the coding sequence ATGTTTAAAGCACCATTTTCATTTAATGGAAGAATCAGAAGGACAGAGTATGGATTGTCCTATCTTCTATATCTGGTATTTTCTGTACCATTCAATATCTACTTTCAAAGTAACGAACCATCAGGCGGTGTTACTTTTGTATTCTTCGTTTTACTGATTCCATTTCTTTGGTTTCTTATTGCACAGGGAACAAAAAGATGTCACGACAGAGGAAATTCAGGTTGGTTTCAATTAATCCCTTTGTATGGTTTATGGATGTTATTTGCAGACAGCGACCACGGACCAAATGAATACGGACCAAATCCTAAAGGGGAAGGAAACTATAGCTCAATCAACGAGATTGGTAAGAAAGAATTGTAA
- a CDS encoding nitroreductase encodes MNNASILKEIIEQRRSIFPKDYTDTEISQEVVEEIVNSATFAPNHKRTKPWRFKIFKGEEKAQLASEMQAIYKAITPEQLFLEKKYADIGFKINKANVVVSIVVNFSGMVPEWEEIAATSMAVQNMYLTCTANNIGCYWSSPKIVEELKDSLTIEENQQCLGLFYMGTV; translated from the coding sequence ATGAATAATGCATCCATTTTAAAAGAAATTATAGAGCAAAGAAGAAGTATTTTCCCAAAAGATTATACAGACACAGAGATATCTCAGGAAGTTGTAGAGGAAATTGTAAACTCTGCTACATTTGCTCCCAATCATAAACGTACTAAACCTTGGCGTTTCAAGATATTCAAAGGGGAAGAAAAAGCACAGCTGGCATCAGAAATGCAGGCAATCTATAAAGCAATTACACCCGAACAGCTTTTCTTAGAAAAAAAATACGCAGATATCGGTTTTAAAATCAATAAAGCTAATGTTGTAGTTTCCATCGTAGTCAATTTCAGTGGAATGGTTCCTGAATGGGAAGAAATAGCAGCTACTTCAATGGCCGTTCAGAATATGTATCTTACCTGCACAGCGAATAATATCGGATGCTACTGGAGTTCACCTAAAATTGTAGAGGAGTTGAAAGATTCTCTGACTATTGAAGAAAACCAGCAATGTCTGGGACTTTTCTATATGGGAACGGTATAG
- a CDS encoding 30S ribosomal protein S16, protein MSVKIRLQRHGKKGKPFFHIVVADSRARRDGRFIEKLGTYNPITNPATIELNVDSAVQWLNNGAQPTDTARAILSYKGALYKKHLQGGVAKGAFDEAEAEKRFNAWVEAKDSKVQGKVEGLATAKADAKKAALEAEVKVNEARVAAAAQAEADAKAAEEAANAPAEEVVAEATEGEAPAAETEENTEA, encoded by the coding sequence ATGTCAGTAAAAATCAGATTACAAAGACACGGTAAAAAAGGAAAACCTTTTTTCCACATCGTGGTTGCAGATTCTAGAGCTAGAAGAGATGGTAGATTCATCGAAAAACTAGGAACTTACAACCCAATTACTAACCCAGCAACTATCGAATTGAACGTTGATTCCGCTGTACAGTGGTTAAACAACGGTGCTCAGCCTACTGATACTGCTAGAGCTATTCTATCTTACAAAGGTGCTCTTTACAAAAAACACTTACAAGGTGGTGTAGCTAAAGGTGCTTTTGACGAAGCTGAAGCTGAAAAAAGATTCAATGCTTGGGTAGAAGCTAAAGATTCTAAAGTACAAGGTAAAGTAGAAGGTTTAGCAACTGCTAAAGCTGATGCTAAGAAAGCTGCTTTAGAGGCTGAAGTAAAAGTAAACGAAGCTAGAGTTGCTGCTGCTGCACAAGCTGAAGCTGATGCTAAAGCTGCTGAAGAAGCTGCAAACGCACCTGCTGAAGAAGTTGTTGCTGAAGCTACAGAAGGAGAAGCTCCTGCTGCTGAAACTGAAGAAAACACTGAAGCTTAA